One genomic region from Vitis riparia cultivar Riparia Gloire de Montpellier isolate 1030 chromosome 17, EGFV_Vit.rip_1.0, whole genome shotgun sequence encodes:
- the LOC117905205 gene encoding isoflavone reductase homolog: MSREEKMEKSKVLVVGGTGYIGRRMLKASLAQGHPTFVLQRPEIGLDIEKLQMLLSFKAKGATLVEGSFADHKSLVEAVKKVDVVICTMSGVHFRSHNILLQLKLVEAIKEAGNIKRFLPSEFGMDPARMRDALEPGRVTFDEKMIVRKAIEEANIPHTYVFANCFAGYFVPNLNQMIVLSPPKEKVCLYGDGNVKAVFVDEYDIATYTIKTIDDPRTLNKTVYIRPPENILSQRQIVETWEKLTGKKLDKFSISKEDFLASMEGKDFAFKVGVGHFYHIYYEGCLTNFEIGEEGEEAATLYLEVNYKRMDEYLKLYV, from the exons ATGAGTAgagaagagaagatggaaaagaGCAAGGTTCTTGTAGTGGGTGGAACAGGCTACATCGGAAGGAGGATGTTGAAGGCAAGCTTAGCCCAAGGCCATCCCACCTTCGTCCTTCAACGCCCCGAAATCGGTCTGGACATCGAGAAACTGCAGATGCTGCTGTCCTTCAAGGCTAAAGGGGCTACCCTTGTGGAGGGCTCCTTTGCAGATCATAAGAGTCTGGTGGAAGCAGTGAAGAAAGTAGATGTGGTGATCTGCACCATGTCTGGGGTTCATTTCAGGTCTCACAACATTTTGTTGCAGCTCAAACTTGTTGAGGccatcaaagaagctggaaacattaag CGATTCTTGCCTTCAGAGTTTGGAATGGACCCAGCAAGAATGAGAGATGCACTTGAACCAGGAAGAGTAACATTTGATGAGAAGATGATTGTGAGGAAGGCCATAGAAGAAGCCAACATCCCTCACACTTACGTGTTTGCCAACTGCTTTGCAGGCTACTTTGTTCCGAACCTCAATCAGATGATTGTCCTCAGCCCTCCAAAGGAAAAGGTTTGTCTCTATGGAGATGGCAATGTCAAAG CGGTTTTCGTGGATGAATATGATATTGCAACATACACAATCAAAACAATTGATGATCCTCGTACATTGAACAAGACAGTTTACATTAGGCCGCCGGAAAACATTCTCTCCCAGAGGCAAATAGTTGAGACATGGGAAAAGCTCACGGGGAAGAAACTAGACAAGTTTAGCATCTCTAAAGAAGACTTTCTAGCCTCTATGGAAG GTAAGGACTTTGCCTTCAAAGTTGGGGTAGGACATTTCTATCACATTTACTACGAGGGTTGCTTAACAAACTTTGAGATCGGAGAAGAGGGAGAAGAAGCTGCAACGCTCTATCTGGAGGTCAATTACAAGCGAATGGATGAATACCTGAAGCtttatgtataa